The DNA sequence GAGCCGAGCTCGGTCACGCCGCCGCCGCCGGTCTCGACGCCGCGCCGGTCCTGTTGCGCGAATTCCGCACCGGAGACGACGGAGGCTACGAGGTCGGGCAGGAGCTCACCGTCGGGCTCTTCACCGAAGGCGACAGGGTGAAGGTAACGGGCCGCTCCAAGGGGCGCGGCTTCCAGGGAGTCGTCAAGCGCCACGGCTTCGCCGGCAGGCCTGCGTCTCACGGACATCCCATGTCGAGGAATCCCGGTTCGCTGGGACCTGGCACCGACCCCTCCCGGGTCATCAAGGGTCGCAAGCTCCCCGGGCGAATGGGTGGAACCAGGACCACCGTCAGCAATCTCCAGGTGGTTCGCATAGACGGCGAACGCAACCTCATCTTCATTAAGGGTGGAGTGCCGGGCGCTCGCGGCGGCCACCTTCTGATCACCAAGTACTAGCATGTTCAGCGCACCCTACTTCAAAGCCGACGGCACCCGCGACGGGTCCCGGGAACTCCCGATCGAGCTCTTCGACGGCGCCTGCAACGAGTTCGCCGTGCACGCTGCGGTGAAGACGCATCTGAACAACCTGCGCCGAGGCACCGGATCCGCTAAGAACAGGAGCGCGGTGGCGGGCGGCTCCCGCAAGCCCTGGAGGCAGAAGGGCACCGGACGTGCCCGACAAGGAACGACGAGAGCCGCGCAGTGGCGCGGCGGCGGCGTCGCCTTTCCGCCGATTCCGCACTCGTGGAGGCAGCGCCTCCCGAAGAGAATACGGAGCCTGGCGCGTCGTTCGGCCCTTAACGACAGGGCAGAGCACGGCCGAGTGTTCGTGGGCGAGCTGCCTTCTCTCGAGGCGCCCCGCACCCGCGCGCTCGTCTCTTATCTGGGCATGATCGAAACTTGGGGCAAGGTCCTCGTCCTGACCGACTCGGTCAACCGGAGCGTCTACCTCTCCTGCCGCAACCTGCCGGGCGTGCTCGTGCGTCCCTTCGGCCACGAATCGGTCTACGATCTCGTCTGGGCGGGCACGGTTTTCATCGAGGCTGACGCGTTGGATCTCTCCACCGCGGCGGCCGATTCCAAGACGTCCGACTCCGAAACGTCCGACCCTCCAGTCGCCGAGGTGAACGATGCGTGATCCGCACGACCTGATCCTGCGGCCCGTCGTCACCGAAAAGACGGCGGCGCAGATGGAGGAAGGGCCGGTCTACACCTTCATCGTCGCCGGTGACGCCAACAAGTTGGAGATCGGCAAGGCCGTCACGGCGATCTTCGACGTGCAGGTCGCCCACGTGCGCACCATGCGCTATCCCGGCAAGCCGCGGCGCTCGATCATGGCGAGGCTCGCGCGCAACTATGCGAGGGGACGGAGAGCGGCCTTCAAGAAAGCCGTGGTCCGGTTGGCGGACGGCGAAAGCATCGAGCTTTACGAGGCGGGTTGAGACATGGCGATCAAGAAATTCAGACCGGTTACCGCAGGGCAGCGCACCCGCTCCGTGCTCTCCCGCGCCACCCACACCCGCAAGGGGCCCGAGCGTTCGCTGACCGAGCCGCTCAAGTCCAAGGGCGGGCGCAACCATCACGGACGCATCACCACACGCCGTCGGGGCGGCGGCCACAAGCGCCGTTACCGAATCATCGACTTCCGTCGCGACAAGATCGGCGTCTCGGGCGTGGTCGCACACATCGAGTACGACCCGAACCGCTCGGCCAACATCGCCCTGATCCACTACGAAGACGGCGAGAAGCGCTACATCATTCATCCGACGGGTCTCGACGTGGGCGACCGTATCGTTTCCGGCGAGGACGCGGATGTGAAGGTGGGCTGCGCAATGCCCTTGGGGCTGATCCCGCTGGGTACTGCGGTTCACAACGTCGAGCTCAAACCCGGGAAGGGCGGTCAAATGGTGCGATCGGCGGGGAGTTCGGCCCAGGTGATGGCCAAGGAGGGCGATTACGTGACCCTCCGTCTGCCTTCGACCGAGATGAGGCGGGTTCACCGGCGCTGCGTGGCCACCATCGGCACGATAGGCAACTCCGATCACGAACTGACAGTGGTGGGCAAGGCGGGCGCGAACCGCTGGCGGGGACGCAGACCGAAGGTCAGGGGTGTCGCCATGAATCCTGTCGATCACCCGCTGGGCGGAGGCGAAGGCAAGGCTTCGGGCGGGCGTCCTCCGGTGACCCCGTGGGGCAAGCCGGAAGGGAAGAAGACGCGGAAGGCGAAGAAGCCGTCCAGCAAGTATATCGTGCGCGGTCGCAGGCGCGGCCGGGCGACGAAGTAGGCATGGAGAGTTGATATATGGCTCGTAGCATAAAGAAGGGACCGTTTGTCGACGAGAAGCTTCTCAGGCGCGTCCGCAGAATGAACTCCCGCAACGAGCGTCGAGTCATCCAGACATTCTCGCGCGCCTCGATGATCACGCCCGAGTTCGTGGGCCACACGCTCGCGGTCCACAACGGGAAGAGCTTCATCCCCTGCTTCATCACCGAGAACATGGTCGGCCACAAGCTGGGCGAGTTCTCTCCCACCAGAACCTTCAGGGGTCACGGCGGCAAGCTCGCCGACCGCAGGGCGAGGTAGCGCGATGGTAGCCAGAGCAGTGGCCCGCGACGTCGGGATGAGCGCCCGCAAGGTGAGACTCGTGGTCGATCAGATTCGAGGTCGGTCCGTGGGCGGCGCCTACGCGCTCCTCTCCTTTTCCAAAAAGGCCGCGGCCGTTCCCGTCAAGAAGACGTTGCAGTCGGCGGTGGCCAACGCTAGAGAGCGATCCATCGAAGACCAAGATCCGTTGGACGTAGACGACCTGTTCGTGCAGGAAGCGTTCGTGGACGAGGGTCGGACGCTCCGCCGCTGGCGGGCGAGAGCCCAAGGCCGCGCCGCG is a window from the Gemmatimonadota bacterium genome containing:
- the rplD gene encoding 50S ribosomal protein L4, with the protein product MFSAPYFKADGTRDGSRELPIELFDGACNEFAVHAAVKTHLNNLRRGTGSAKNRSAVAGGSRKPWRQKGTGRARQGTTRAAQWRGGGVAFPPIPHSWRQRLPKRIRSLARRSALNDRAEHGRVFVGELPSLEAPRTRALVSYLGMIETWGKVLVLTDSVNRSVYLSCRNLPGVLVRPFGHESVYDLVWAGTVFIEADALDLSTAAADSKTSDSETSDPPVAEVNDA
- the rplV gene encoding 50S ribosomal protein L22 — encoded protein: MVARAVARDVGMSARKVRLVVDQIRGRSVGGAYALLSFSKKAAAVPVKKTLQSAVANARERSIEDQDPLDVDDLFVQEAFVDEGRTLRRWRARAQGRAAPIRKRSSHITVVVGTREVE
- the rplW gene encoding 50S ribosomal protein L23, whose translation is MRDPHDLILRPVVTEKTAAQMEEGPVYTFIVAGDANKLEIGKAVTAIFDVQVAHVRTMRYPGKPRRSIMARLARNYARGRRAAFKKAVVRLADGESIELYEAG
- the rpsS gene encoding 30S ribosomal protein S19 yields the protein MARSIKKGPFVDEKLLRRVRRMNSRNERRVIQTFSRASMITPEFVGHTLAVHNGKSFIPCFITENMVGHKLGEFSPTRTFRGHGGKLADRRAR
- the rplB gene encoding 50S ribosomal protein L2 gives rise to the protein MAIKKFRPVTAGQRTRSVLSRATHTRKGPERSLTEPLKSKGGRNHHGRITTRRRGGGHKRRYRIIDFRRDKIGVSGVVAHIEYDPNRSANIALIHYEDGEKRYIIHPTGLDVGDRIVSGEDADVKVGCAMPLGLIPLGTAVHNVELKPGKGGQMVRSAGSSAQVMAKEGDYVTLRLPSTEMRRVHRRCVATIGTIGNSDHELTVVGKAGANRWRGRRPKVRGVAMNPVDHPLGGGEGKASGGRPPVTPWGKPEGKKTRKAKKPSSKYIVRGRRRGRATK
- the rplC gene encoding 50S ribosomal protein L3, with product MPGLIGRKVGMTRLFNDQGHQVPVTVIEAGPCPVVSVRTGDEDGYSAIQLGFGAKREKRSSRAELGHAAAAGLDAAPVLLREFRTGDDGGYEVGQELTVGLFTEGDRVKVTGRSKGRGFQGVVKRHGFAGRPASHGHPMSRNPGSLGPGTDPSRVIKGRKLPGRMGGTRTTVSNLQVVRIDGERNLIFIKGGVPGARGGHLLITKY